One region of Spartobacteria bacterium genomic DNA includes:
- a CDS encoding DUF2397 family protein, which yields MEHSEKQYTADMLFSDDASVAFAHGCGVHLLSGRNANAGRLMTSERGLYYVQILYRMLMLRREHELDPLYDRVYEGVVEAQESVSGTEYSSDLFNQDLRQLLEWELIEEHIERERLRGYKDTRKKKFRYLLKEEAIAFVQWLEDRLHATLHPDDLDTRNVLEDLVATLREMRRILNRSRSPHDVTAEDARAVLYRVSRLNRLAYESSQTLSLLNARLLGFVTARYNADDARAVIQELGHYLERFLGRVAVLRKEILPEFEKLRATRLHKKWGRCLELMEQERRESAHLLRRENVTHPLRELEQLQAFHEAGGKLDMLCQRVHTSALGVWRKLYTHLRELERRNHRIEDIRLRLEEMTEADPDVSSVFIHQLLAPAQMMGDPHYWDTEQNEKATPPQPRREMDRHRSAPVAFLKSKQKGTADKGPVRSLEERKMEDLRDWFETQLLRRRETCRVSDGAFQSFDDFTKIIELARAGLLGEGRKLARAGWTLDSLDDPVEVRVDRQVLTFYEMMLKKSGDGNG from the coding sequence ATGGAACATTCAGAAAAACAGTATACAGCAGATATGCTCTTTTCTGATGACGCGTCGGTCGCGTTCGCGCATGGCTGCGGAGTGCATCTGCTGTCCGGGCGAAACGCGAATGCGGGGCGTTTGATGACATCGGAGCGGGGATTGTATTATGTTCAGATTCTGTATCGCATGCTGATGTTACGTCGTGAACATGAATTGGATCCATTGTATGACAGAGTTTATGAAGGAGTGGTAGAAGCGCAGGAGTCGGTTTCGGGGACGGAATACAGTTCGGATCTGTTTAATCAGGATTTGCGGCAGCTGCTGGAATGGGAGCTGATTGAAGAACACATCGAACGGGAAAGATTACGCGGCTATAAGGATACGCGCAAAAAGAAGTTCCGGTATTTGCTTAAGGAGGAGGCCATTGCTTTTGTGCAATGGCTGGAAGACCGGCTTCATGCAACGCTGCATCCGGATGATTTGGATACGCGCAACGTGTTGGAAGATTTAGTGGCGACGTTACGTGAAATGCGCCGCATCCTGAATCGTTCGCGTTCGCCGCATGATGTGACGGCAGAAGACGCAAGGGCGGTGCTTTATCGCGTTTCGCGGTTGAATCGGCTCGCGTATGAATCATCACAGACGTTAAGCCTGCTGAATGCTCGGTTGCTGGGATTTGTGACAGCGCGGTACAATGCCGACGATGCCCGTGCAGTGATACAGGAACTGGGACATTATCTGGAGCGGTTTTTAGGTCGTGTTGCTGTTTTGCGAAAAGAAATTCTGCCGGAATTTGAAAAACTGAGGGCAACGCGGCTGCATAAAAAATGGGGTCGCTGCCTGGAACTGATGGAACAGGAACGCAGGGAATCGGCGCACCTTCTACGGAGGGAAAACGTGACGCATCCCTTGCGCGAGCTGGAACAGCTGCAGGCATTTCATGAAGCAGGCGGCAAGCTGGATATGCTGTGTCAGCGAGTTCATACATCGGCGCTGGGGGTCTGGCGAAAACTATATACGCATCTTCGGGAACTGGAACGAAGGAATCATCGCATTGAAGATATCAGACTGCGTCTAGAGGAAATGACGGAGGCGGATCCCGATGTATCGTCGGTCTTTATTCACCAATTGCTGGCTCCGGCGCAGATGATGGGTGATCCGCATTATTGGGATACGGAACAAAATGAAAAAGCAACACCGCCGCAGCCGCGCCGAGAGATGGATCGTCATCGCAGCGCGCCGGTGGCCTTCCTGAAGAGTAAACAGAAAGGGACTGCGGATAAGGGGCCGGTTCGTTCGCTCGAAGAGCGGAAGATGGAAGATTTGCGTGACTGGTTTGAAACGCAGCTGTTGCGCCGCAGAGAGACCTGCCGGGTTTCCGATGGAGCCTTTCAGTCATTCGATGATTTTACAAAAATTATAGAACTGGCCCGAGCCGGTTTGTTGGGAGAAGGCCGGAAGCTCGCTCGTGCCGGGTGGACGCTGGATTCGCTGGACGACCCCGTCGAAGTTCGTGTGGATCGGCAGGTGCTCACTTTTTATGAAATGATGTTAAAGAAAAGCGGTGACGGGAATGGATGA
- a CDS encoding DUF2398 family protein yields the protein MDESTHVDKSLETLLAQRQKRVQSVLNILLESSYFYRTDSEDDFLFLKRYRREFERFFERYFGWQLKCDAKCARLYKEHWYNDAVTQGSRSMFNFTRRDECIAFMLLLEFYENRLEEESIPVEDPVNLHFRYGDLLHYVRRRFVDLYPENEATYTEEYVRANILRPVMPQLEKYRFIKKLPLPQDDTVSMEDTIYEALPALSHYSVTRLSRSILDQKEESEGAEMIEEDDA from the coding sequence ATGGATGAGAGTACACATGTGGATAAATCGCTGGAAACCCTGCTGGCGCAGCGTCAGAAACGCGTTCAGTCGGTGCTGAATATTTTGCTGGAATCGTCGTATTTCTATCGCACGGACAGTGAGGATGATTTTTTGTTTCTCAAGCGCTACCGTCGGGAATTCGAACGTTTTTTTGAGCGGTATTTCGGCTGGCAGCTGAAATGCGATGCCAAATGCGCGCGACTGTACAAGGAACACTGGTATAATGATGCGGTGACGCAGGGGTCGCGATCAATGTTTAATTTTACTCGCCGAGATGAATGCATTGCCTTCATGCTGCTGCTGGAATTTTATGAAAATCGTTTGGAGGAAGAATCGATTCCGGTCGAAGATCCCGTAAACCTGCATTTTCGGTATGGTGACCTGCTGCATTATGTACGCCGCCGTTTCGTTGATCTTTATCCCGAAAATGAGGCGACGTATACAGAGGAATATGTCCGCGCCAACATTTTGCGTCCCGTGATGCCGCAACTGGAGAAGTACCGATTTATAAAAAAGCTGCCGCTTCCTCAGGATGACACCGTGTCCATGGAGGATACCATTTATGAAGCCCTGCCGGCCTTGTCGCATTACAGTGTTACGCGGTTGAGCCGTTCGATTTTGGATCAGAAAGAGGAAAGCGAGGGGGCGGAAATGATTGAGGAGGATGACGCATGA
- a CDS encoding methylenetetrahydrofolate--tRNA-(uracil(54)-C(5))-methyltransferase (FADH(2)-oxidizing) TrmFO, whose protein sequence is MSSDSIKVIGGGLAGCEAAWQAAEQGLTVELFEMRPVTGTAAHKTDYLAELVCSNSLGSALPDRATGLLQNELRGLGSMLMECAETARVPAGGALAVDRERFAMLVTEHMEEHPRITLKREEVVTFPEGPVIVATGPLTSDAFSRSLVIFTGEDRLFFYDALAPLIAAESINMDVAFKASRYDRGDSKGGDYINCPFNRDEYFAFVEALKTAQRITLKDFEKDLDTGVTAGKGYFESCLPVEVIAGRGDRSLSFGPMRPVGLIDPRTDRRAYAVLQLRQDNLAASLYNMVGFQTNLTYGEQQRVFRMVPGLEQAEFERFGQMHRNTFVMAPKLLDATLQTRLRPDVFMAGQVTGVEGYAGSIGAGLIAGSNIARYIKGQQLLQLPLTSMLGALLHYISHAEPSHFQPMKANFGILPALASTQRLKKRERALGYVSRGMRELETYVKSML, encoded by the coding sequence ATGAGCAGTGACAGCATCAAGGTTATCGGCGGTGGACTGGCGGGGTGTGAAGCGGCCTGGCAGGCGGCAGAACAGGGGCTCACGGTAGAATTATTCGAGATGCGCCCTGTGACGGGAACCGCGGCGCATAAAACAGATTATTTGGCAGAACTGGTCTGTTCCAATTCGCTGGGGTCTGCTCTGCCGGATCGAGCGACGGGACTGCTGCAAAACGAATTACGGGGACTGGGCTCCATGCTCATGGAATGTGCGGAAACAGCCCGCGTACCAGCAGGGGGAGCACTGGCCGTGGATCGCGAACGTTTTGCTATGCTGGTAACAGAGCACATGGAGGAACATCCCCGGATTACTTTAAAAAGGGAAGAGGTTGTTACCTTTCCTGAAGGCCCGGTCATTGTGGCCACGGGGCCGTTGACATCGGATGCCTTTTCGCGCAGTCTGGTGATCTTCACCGGGGAAGATCGCCTGTTTTTTTATGATGCACTGGCTCCGCTGATTGCGGCCGAATCGATTAATATGGACGTGGCCTTCAAGGCCTCCCGTTATGATCGAGGCGATTCAAAGGGTGGTGATTATATAAATTGCCCGTTCAACCGCGACGAATATTTTGCCTTTGTTGAGGCGTTAAAAACGGCGCAGCGCATTACGCTGAAGGATTTTGAGAAAGACTTGGATACCGGTGTCACAGCAGGGAAAGGCTATTTTGAATCCTGCCTGCCAGTAGAAGTGATTGCCGGCCGAGGTGATCGGTCGTTATCCTTCGGCCCCATGCGTCCTGTTGGATTAATCGATCCGCGCACGGATCGACGGGCCTATGCCGTTTTACAGCTGCGTCAGGACAATCTGGCCGCCTCGCTCTACAATATGGTGGGTTTTCAGACAAACTTAACCTACGGCGAGCAACAGCGTGTATTTAGGATGGTTCCCGGATTGGAGCAGGCGGAATTTGAGCGATTTGGTCAGATGCATCGGAATACTTTTGTGATGGCTCCCAAGCTGTTGGACGCCACGTTGCAGACGCGACTGCGTCCGGACGTCTTTATGGCGGGACAGGTGACCGGGGTCGAAGGATATGCGGGAAGCATTGGAGCAGGACTGATCGCCGGAAGCAATATCGCCCGCTACATTAAAGGGCAGCAACTGCTGCAGCTGCCGTTGACCTCCATGCTGGGAGCTCTGCTGCATTATATCAGTCATGCTGAGCCGTCGCATTTTCAGCCCATGAAAGCCAATTTCGGTATACTGCCTGCGTTGGCCTCCACACAGCGTCTCAAAAAACGCGAACGGGCACTGGGTTACGTGAGTCGTGGCATGCGTGAACTGGAAACGTACGTGAAGAGCATGCTATAG